The Liolophura sinensis isolate JHLJ2023 chromosome 6, CUHK_Ljap_v2, whole genome shotgun sequence genomic sequence tgcatgtaaatgtacagccaCAGAACCAAGTGGAATATAATGGTCACTGAAATTCTTGAtattaaatttcatttacagTACAAATGTGGTATCTGCATTTTTAAATATCACACCTTACTTCAAAGTTCACGGTTTTATTAAATGCACATGCATACATTGGACTACAAAGACTGTGGTCTAACATCCAATATTCTCTGACTCTGACTTGTAAAACACAAGATTTACCTGTAAAGACAAATTAAGTCTGCATCTTGCACGTTTTACTCACGATAATTGTCCCCCTATCCTCAAGGAGTGTAAACTAATGGAAAAGCCAGCACAGCAGGGGAGACTCTGTTCCCAGTGAAATTTTAGGCACAGACATCTTAATCCACAGCATAACTGACAAAATTTAcctatatggtatatatatgtacatatatatatatatatatatatatatataacctttaGGTTACACACACTCAGGGGAGTGTGCTGTGGTCAGGTGGTTaactaaggtacatgtatttcaaatagCTGACATAACAGATGTGGGTTCAAACTCAGTCTTTGACAGAGTATTTGTAGATTACCCAATTTCCATTCCTTCTAATGTTCACAGGACCTTGGTGAGAATAAGCAGATGACAATGCCCACATGGCCACTTGTACATTCAGTCTAATGTTCGTTGAAGATTAGTGTTTTCCCCCAATataatgtgcatatctgtatgttacatgtgaaaaaatttgTCAACAACTTGCTAAAGGCTGGTGGCTTACCCAGAGCACTGTCTGtgctttcctccacctgtaaaactgaccgccatcatctTTAAGCGAATTCTTAAGTCAGAAAACAAttacataaatcaatcaatcaatgcaCTTAGGCTATAGAGAAGCCAAATCAGTACATCAGGAGTCTTGCATGTTCACGCAGGTTTAGGTGAGATAAGGTGATTGCTCTTGCAAAGTACCACAGCTAAAAAAAAGTGATTTTATGATATGTGCCTGGGGTGCCAGACCCTACTATGCAAGATGTATATTTAATCCAGCAACCGTGGAATCATGCCTTTTACCTATGTTGCACTCTGTCTCGTCTAAATCTGCATGAGCTCACAAGACCCCTGAAATGCCAATTGGGCTTATTAATTACACAAAGTATCCTTCACAAGCTTGTCACCAGGCATTTTTGATCATGAATAGTAATTGTCACTTAAGTTTTAACACAGGTAAAGATGTTTCATCACATGCCAAACTTTAACTGGCGATATACCTTCTTACAATGTCACAAAAGTCCCAGTACTAGTGACTGAAACCATACTTTATTtgattatcattacaaaattttTGTTGGTGACTGGAAGGGTGAACGTTACAACATGGATTTGACCAGTCTGAGGTAAGTGGAGTGGTTATTCAGGCCGCCACCTGAGTGCCACCATTTAAATAAGGGCGCTGGTCTCTGACTGTATGTTGAACAGCCATGAATATCGTGCAACCAAATATTCCTCACCCAACTGTCGGTGTACTCACACTAGATTCCTTGGTGAAGTAGGCCTGTCACATTTTGATATCACCATATGGAAATTATATTTACAACAATCCAAGTGAATACAGTAATTCTGATCCATCAgtagtacacgtacatgaactGAGTGATGGAGAAGAGGGGAAAAAGGAGACATCCATTCACGACCGTtcttttgttatgttatcctatcattgttataaatatatgtctACAAAGCGTATAATCGCCAAAGGACAGCCATTTCCTTTGATTTCAGTACAAAAATCCTGATATCTAGGTTCAACACCAGCTGTCAGGGAGTCCACCACGCTACCACATCAGTGTCAGACATCTCGCCCAGCCAACCACCATGCTCGCACAACAAGCACTCGTTTTCCAGCCTGAGAGTCTCGGAGACCGGTTTCCACAATCAAAACACACATCACATTCCCTTATTTCCGACGATCAAATGGTATCAGAAACTCAGAATCCACACTCACCTGTCTGCCATCTTCATCCGTGGTCGTTGTAACAGCTAGAGTCCACGTAACACAATACTGCTGGTAATATTCACATCTTTGCGTCTCGCATAATATTACTACAATCCGCCATTTTGTTCTCGGCTCAGGCGTTGTCACGAAAGATGGCGGGGTTATCCGATCATTACCGAGCATCTGTATTTCATTATAAATTCGAAAACATTCCAAACCATTTTATCCTACAGCTAAATAATAGAAAAAGCTAGATTGAGATAACAATACGAAAGGAAATAAATCAGTTGAATCAAAgcggaagtacatgtatgaaatctAACAGTTCTTCCAGCACAGAGTTATACACTTCCTGTttgaggaaaacaaaacaaatttctaaAGGTTCACTGGAGCACTTGGGTAAGTTAAGGCTGGTTTCTTATATTTTAGCCGTGTAACATATCCGTAGATATACAGCAGGGGGATGTTGAAGGTAACCATGTCCTATTTTAGGTCAGGAAGATGTTTAAACAACGTGGTTAGCGTTATATTGCCTGTCAGTTTTTTGTGGTCAGCGACACACTCATTGGCCGTCAGATTTGACACTGTTCACTAGGCTACTGAGTCCGTGAAGGTTTGTTTTTGGTTAACATTTGAATAAAATGTGATAGCAAGTGGACTTAAATTAGTTAAGATGTGTGCATAGAGGATTCATCCAAAACATGAATTAAAAGGCTAactgtaaaaattgaaaaatattgGGGTTAAAAGGCAGGAGAGAGAGCATTTGTACGGAATAGGTTGGTTAGGCGGTGAgccccttctcagatgttcattgtgaaaagctggttcttcaatgaactgacaTCAACGTATCACGTATCAGCAACGTCAAGTTTGAAATTCCATGAGAGATTACATGAGTGTGAAAAATCTGTCTGGTCTATGCCTATGAGGAAGCAAGTGTGCCATTGAGGATGTACGGTGTCTATGTTCAATAATGGTTaaagatcacttgccttcccCATTGCAGACACCTATAAAAAAGTTGGATCTGTACTCCTGAAAAAAAGATCAGGGTGTCAATTTTCGCTGCCCATCCATTAACATTATTCTGTAAGAGGGGTCggaagttggaggtcacgtgaccaccctttcatgTCTTAAACCAAATGGCAACCCATTGTTAAAACATtcgggaaaaggtcactttttgccacttcgcaagcgaccagtaaggcctagttctACAAAATAAGcgctgcagaaatactcagactatctggaaagctgaaaattatacaaatacaacagATACAAGATGACTGACTGCGactcaaaaataggcattttccaaTGCAATAACATTGGGCGGACCCTTTTCTTCATTCACgctgtttgttactaaggagattaCATGGTTTCTAACTTctgatccgtcttacagaatagtGCTTAAGGACTATTCGTGTGTTGACACTTGCACATACTGCTGCTAAAGCCTGGTGGTATTAAAGTGGATTTAAAGACCCATTTCATTTCGCAAAGTGCCTTGCGGAATGGACCTGGCAGGTTTTTGATTTCAACAATTAGttgttgaggcaggtaaatatcagaaaagattgaaaatagatgtcaatgtttaatttaattgaactacccTGAAAACTGACTGTCTGACATCTATGGTTTGAGTGAAATCTTCTTGGATAAACCATTTAACCATAAATCGGTAAGTgaataaatgttgtaaaatgctGTTCCATTGCAAGTTCTGCAGATAATGCTTAATTATTCACAAAATGTTCATAGTGTTATCAAGgctttcaaaataaaaattgtgtTCACAGCTCATCTTAAGTTTCAAGCTTTTATATCCctgttttctgttaaaaatctCAATTTCAATTTATAACAGAGAAGAGAAGTGAACTTCATAGGATTTATAAAAGACATTGAAAAATCGTTACATAATTCAAAACCTCTAGAATTAATGGAAATATCTTTTCAGCACCTTAAATATTGGCCAGCCGTGTTTATTGAATATACCTATCTGACTGTTGTAACTCGGTGTTTTTGTTGTATACATTCTTCAGATATGTTTAATTACTGGTATCGTGTTCAGTAATGGATATGTTTATATTGTTCTGTTAAGCATATTTGATACAAAACCCAGCAGGTGGGAAAGACTGagcaaagggagacaacttggTGCAGCTTTATGAGTATAACGTTGGTTATTTGATCTTGTTTGCAAGTAACACATTGCTACATTTTACTTGTATTTCAGAGAACAATGAATTACGGAGTTGATAAACCAGCAGAAGCAAGTAAAGATGAATGGCTTGAAAAACTACAAGGTGTTCATGTCACTAGAGCTGACATGAATCGACTCATCATGAACTATCTTGTGACAGGTAGTGCATATTATCTTGTATGTACTGATGTTGGCGTTATGGCAATAGAATCATATTAAGTGTATTAagtataaaatttgaaatgaacaGAAGGTCATCTGAATTCCTGAAGTGGACGACCTACCATATATTATATTGTAATTGTCTGATCCTGTGTATGTCATTTGGAGCATGGTGTGATGATGTTCTTAATCCATTGATTAACTTCCATGTATCTTCAACCCTAGCGGACTCCAATATTCCTGTAAAGGTATCTGgtaatttttgtgtgtttattaacACCTGTACATTTTTATCCAATGTGAGAATGCAACCCCCCCTGTGCTCATGTCATGTCTAATCATTCTCAATCAGCCATTTGAAATGGAACTAAGGGTATTGGGTGATATGCTTGATCAAAACTCACATGGAACTGAACTTGATCTTTGATATTTGTATGTACCCACACGATGCTAATATCTCAAACATCACATGCCAAATACGTGTGGGAAATGATTGCAATATAGCATTTTTGTTATCCGTCTTGGACCACAATTCTTATTGTGGTGTATCTCCTAATATGGTGCCCAAATATTGATGATTCAAATGGTAGTGACTTTTTTTTGTTCCAAACCTTTTGTTTGTCACCTAGAATTCTGTTGCATTGTATGAATGGCCAATCATAGTTCGTCCCATATTGTCTGAAGAAAAACCGTAGGATTTTTCTTTGtgtctgtatattttttatcGGCCTGGTCAGTAGTTGTCAACCTGATTTGCTCAAGCTTGGATAAACTCACTTCATGCATGCCATCTATGTAGTAAATCACTTCAGTTGGAATTTCAAGCTATGTTCATTTCTGGCAAAATTCTGGACTTTAAAATTTTAccttaaaagaaatattttacccACACAGCTTCAAATGCACTTTGAgaaacatgtttatgtttggATAGTTTACAAAAAGTTTAGACATAATGCCTTCATCAGTTTTGGAACTGAGTCCCATTTCATCATTTAAGGAATTGATGTTGCTTATTTAGTTGTTCTCAGTGGACAATAGAAAATATTTGGTCATTGACTCATTTCACTTAAGTACAGGCTATAAATTGTGACATTTTTGTATCCCTTCCATTTTATGATTACCATTGCTATGAAACTGTTTCAGAGGGATTTAAGGAGGCAGCAGAAAAGTTCAAAATGGAGTCTGGTATTCAGCCGCATATCGACTTGGACTCACTGGATGATAGAATCCGAATCCGTGGTGCTATACAGGAAGGAAAGATACAGCTAGCAATCTCATTGGTGAATGACCTTTATCCAGAACTCCTGGACAATGACAGATATCTCTTTTTCCATTTGCAGGTaacttttttcaacattttagcAACTCATGGGCTGTTGTAAAATGCGTATATAATGCCAGGCAATCCATGAAATTTGTGGGACCATGTTGCCAATGGAAGATATGTTTTGACCCAGAGACGGGCTTTGAACTCATTGCAAGGACCACATTGTTGCAAGAAATTGCCGTTTATAAAAGGTTTTTATGAGTTTCTCCATGAATGCAGTTAAGTTGTTATGCTTCAGTCAAAGAGACACCACTAAACTTCAGTAAACTTGGCATccaaatattgaaaaacatCTGTATGCAGCTCACCATTACTTTAGATATTGCTGTAAAGCATTTTGATGGCAACAGTCGGTTAGAGTGTGTCAGTCAAAAACACAGGGGAATTTTACAGCAGGAGCAAGTATTTATCATGGCCCGTGTTGTAAAGATAAACCTTTAACTACTTTCAGTGGTTACAAAAAGGAGgggaaaaaataacacaaaacaagtaCAATGTATTCAGGTGGGCGTTagcaaagttatctcccctctcACACCTGGAAACAGAAAACTGAACCAGGTTTGGCAGAAAACTGAATCAGGTTACAATGAAATTTGTCCTACTTTAGATGCAGGGCTctcgaaaaaaaaatgagggcTATTTGAGGGGAAAAGTGGAAAGTCAAATTCCTGCCTACCGTGATTTTATCATCCTCTTGACTTgctcaaaaaataaatagcaaagTTTGCACCTACTATAGTAATATctgtatttattgaaaataacTGAACAACTCAGtcagtttacaatgaaactgcCTTTGTATACAAAGCAATATCTAGAAAACAGGTAAAACAGTTTCATAGTTTGGACATTCTAGATATTAGACAAAATTTTGATAACTTAAATATGCACAGTACTGttatcatgcatacattgtactttttaactGAGTGAAATTACCTCTATTTGCTCTATTCTCATAAATTGATTTATCTTACTtcttgtccatattttttgtatattagTGAAGTATGATTCTAGTTGGGGTGATCTAGACTGCCAAAGAACAAAGTCTTAGCACTTGACCACTGAGGTTGAAAATACAATTTGACCTCTTACCAACTTGTCTGTGGACTTGTCAGGAGTTTTGTAGGAGTACTTGGTGACAGTTGTGGTTTTCTCAGTGTTGAAAGCAGAGCATGGCCCATGGAGAGTTTTTGATTTGAGTATGATTTTTCTTTATTAGCAGCAACATTTGATAGAACTAATTAGAGAGAGGAATATTGAAGGAGCTTTAGAATTTGCACAGACCCATTTGGCAGAGAGAGGGGAAGAGAATCCAGAGATCCTGAATGAGCTGGAGAGAACCTTGGCGCTTTTAGCATTTGAAGAACCGGAAAGCTCTCCATTTGGAGAACTCTTACATCCTTCTCAGAGACAAAAGGTGAGTAACATTTTGTACGCTCTTACCATTTTAGGTATCACTTAGCTGAATGAATACTCAGTTTCTGTGTTTCTTAAAGCTGTGATCTTATCATCatgataaatattataattatgtGAGAACTTTGCAGTAAAGCACATTAACCTAACTAGAATTGTTTAATCCGATGTGTTTGACATAAAAATTGAGGCATGtgaaggtcataaaatattacatttaatgCTAAAATTTTTCTGGTAGGTTATCATCCTTTCATCCAAGGAAACCCCAAAACCcctttctaagatcagtagaactGACAAACTGATTAACTTGGACATGTATGAAATCTGAAGTCAAATTCTAACATATGACTCCCTGTAAACTTGACACTGTGTTCCCTTTGCAGGTAGCGAGCGAGGTTAATGCAGCTATTTTAGATGAAGAGGCCACACCTAAATTGGCCAATTTGTTGAAACTTTTACTCTGGTCACAAGATGAACTGGAcaagaaaaaagtgaaatatcctaaAATGACAGACATTGCCAGAGGTTTTATTGAAGACCCTAAATGACTAGGCCGTGTGCAGCATTTGTAGGCAGAGACTACTTTTGGCCCATTTCCCCCGGACAGCAGGTTGATCCAGAGCTTGTAATACAGCTTTGTGTGCGAATCAAAGACAGATGCTTATGTTGTTTCCATTTGCAGTGGGGACTGTGGATTGTTTTGTGGAGTTCAGAAATCTGATATATGCTAGTCAAGTGTCATAGGCTGCTCGAGttaaaagttatatgtacatcctCTGACTCCAAAGAGTGATACTGTTGAAAAGGAATGATTAGTTTACATTACGGACTCATTCCATTTCAGACACTCATTTTCAAGGTTGACAAAGGCATTATGCATGATAATAAAACTCTTCTTTAATGTTGATTTTTCATCATTGTAATAAAATTTCCATGTGATGatcatttttatgaattttcattGTTGACATAACTGATGTGAATTAAGGCATAAAAATGGAGAAATATATGCATTGACTTTTGCTTTTTAATAATGCCTGGTATTGCTGGTATTATTTTAGGACATTTTCATGGGATTTATAACAGTTGAGTTGTAGGTATATTTCAGTGTCAAGCTCAGCATGATAGCATCGGTATGATGCTGGAATCTTACCTTAATTATACGCACCGACCACTAGGCCGAGCGTACtatgttatagcgattttgtctttgtattcgTGTCCAAGCTATGTCTAATTGTTTACTTTTTGGAGGATACATGCATGCTCAGATGAtaatgtgtcacgactcacatttgttcatttccgcggttgtcatggtaaccacacaACCACTTTACttttatactgtataaatagtTATGATGTCATGTccaggctataactccaacactTTTTCACATAGAGTTTAAATTTGTGGAGGATACAAAGGTACctagatgacgatgtgtcgctaCTCACATTTGCCCATTttcatggttgtcatggtaccCTGATAGCCACTTTCcttatatatattgtataaatgattccatgtccgggctacaaccttttgttggacacatttgtccacttgatCAGTTGTCATGATAACCACATACCtgtcatcaacacccatgaagattccccctcgggttatactcaccacaatgcaGCTGCTGGTATTCctgtatacatttcaaacaaatgcatttgttggggcatatgttgtgttcacctaaACTCTGTTGTCTTATAAGACATACCTGGACACGCTGCTTTAACAAAGTGCTTACATATAAAAACCCTTGCTGGACAAGTGGTGCGAGAATGTGGTCAACTTGGCCATGGAACttcacatatataaatgaaatattccttggtagaaaaacaccaatcaaataaatgctgaAAAGATCCAACTCAGGGCTACGAACTGATTGTAAGTActgtatttaaaatacaatcTAGAAGATGAATGTCAATGTTTCACAAACATTCTTGAAATTTGTTGATTTCACAGGAGATATTTCCTATGTAGTAATATACACCATCAGAATGTCCAAACCAGGACAAAAGCTTGTGTCCAAAATTGACTAAAGGCCCCGCAGGTCGAAACTGATCTGTAACTCTGTTATATTGAATTAATTTGATATGATTAACAGCTTTGCAAAGAGAGTGGAAAACTgttcaaaaatggacaaaaactgCCATAATTATgtgggaaatatatatataatccaaAACTGTCTTTGCTTTGTCATGGTGGATTCATCTTCCAAATTGTagttctggaaaaaaaaatcacaatgacTAATGAGGACTGTAAAGCATTCTGGAGATGCTGCTCTCATAAGACCTGATACACTCGGGCTAAATGGTCGTAATTATAGCCATGTCAAAGTTCACAGCATGCAGAGCAAGAAAATGGTTATGATTGTGTCGAAAATGGACGTcataatttcactgaaaaagaaaaaaaaaaacggcacgAATCTCAAATTTGACTTTCAAATATACCTACGtgtgtgaaaaatgtcaaaaacggCCATCATTTTGTGGGAAATGAATTCTACTCAAAAGTTGAGCTGTAAGTCATCTTGTTGAAGCGACTCATGTAGGCTTGTACCAAGTTGAGCTTTGAGTCATCTTGGTGAAGTGACTCTTGTAGGCTTGTACCAAGTTGAGCTGTAAGTCATCTTGGTGAAGCCACTCATGTAGGCTTGTACCAAGCTGCAATTCATTACGATGAACCGTTTTGAAAGGAAGTCCGTAAAACCATAAGGTCCATACCAGGACGGTCTGAAGCTCCAACCTGATCTGTAACTCGCTATATAATGATTGAAAAGCCATGCATCTACCAAGTCTTAATTCAATGCAAACAATCgttatgaaaaaaaagtctGGAAAAATGTTTCGTGGTCGACTGACGGCTTGTCAGAGATACAGATGACCGCGTTTCCATCACCTTATTTATTGATCATACAAGCTTACATTGTGGGACAATGGATgtaatgtagatatacgactACTAAACACTGTTTTGCGGAGACTAGTATTACTGACTGCCGAGTAGTTGTAGTTGATGACTTTCAAAAAGTTCTAAGACAcaaaacataggcctacatatgccGATGGCATAGAGGTCGTGGACTCGTGGTCATCTGTAACAAAAGAGTTTCATGACCAGGCATGAAGTGTGCATTTCACTACGTGCACTGGATATTTGTATATTGTGCGTCCTATAGAGCTTCCCACGAATTTACGACTACATGGATTCGAACTCCGAAAGCTGAGAATCAGATGCATGACTATTAACCTCTGACTGTTTCATGAGTATATGATTATGTTGTAGCATTGTGTTAGACGACTACGTGAGACAGGAGACAAATCAACACGTGAGACAAATTCAGTACAATGTCCATTGAAATGAACCCGGCCAAAATTGTGATATGTTGGGCAAACAGAACGTAGGcctacaaacaaaaatacagagTGACTTCCAGAGCTGCTCGTCTCAGCTTTTAAAAAAAGCTTTCCCTCGCTATGTTAAACGGGTCATCTATATGTTATACATGCATGGTTCTTGTGTAACAAAGAAGTCGAACTATACCAGAATATATGAGCATTGGGATTTTGCGGTCTTGATTCTGAGAACAAAGCTTCGCTATGTTTTACACGAGTTGCGTCCCTTAGTACGCATTGCATTTGGTTGCACAGACATGCATTTGCTTTAGCCCGGCATAGACGAGAGCTTAAGACGCGACTCAACTCAACCCAACTGGTCGTTCGAAGTCCCAACCACTGATAGCCCATACGACTCTAATACTGACTGGCATACCCGTAACGATTAGTGTACAATAACGCCCGGCATACATTAGAACTGAGGACTCCACTCAACTGAGCGTACAGAGTTGGCCGCTGATGGACAACTCGCGTCGACTACATCTGAATTGCGCTGTTATTTCGCACACATGAATGCTTGTAACTCATTTGTAGCATCGCGCAGTTGaaactaaaatatataaaggTTTTCTGACGCCCCGCCATGTAGCAGCAGGATGACATCAAGCGATTTGATGTACGAAGTAGCAGTTCAAAATGTCAGGCCGACTGTAGTCACCTTGGTTCACAAATggattcatatttatttgtttgattggtattttacgccgtactcaagaatatttcacttatacgacggcggtcagcattatggtgggtggaaaccgggcagagcccggaggaaacccacgaccatccgcaagttgcagatagaccttcccacgtacggccggagaggaagccaacatgagctggacttgaactcacatcgaccgcattggtgagagactcctgggtcattacgctgcgctagcgcgctaaccaactgagacacggaggcccccaaatggATTCATAAATGGATTCGGTTGTTGGTTATTACTTTGGTAAGCTGCCGTCCAAAATTCAGCATTGGAAACATCCATCATATAAAAATCAGTGATTTACGGCGTCTTTAATAGCAGTCCCGTGCATGCACGCTCTTTTTGTAGTATTTTAATATAGATGTGTCATGCTGGCTCAGTCTCTGCGGTTCGTGgaagggtctgtcagcaacatgcggatggtcctgggttttacccgggttctgcccggtttcctcccaccataatactggacgCCGTCATATCAAATGTctaacttgatgcaacgttacagacggACAGTGCAGACATCGGAaaaggcaggcctagggtaacaatgccttaggtcacagggtcagtcggcagaccatgtccaggagactcatgtaTCATGGGATTAGGGCccatcgaccattcagagggcagttatTGACAGTCGAACATTGTCGCCAGAGGTTGCgctgggctcgaattgtacgccgttggcagcgacgtgactttCACGGATGGAACCCGCTTCTGCCTGTTTTGGGCCGCTGGCAGACAGTCGAAGAGTCTACtgtcgaagaggcgaacgaacggctgcacCATGCGTCCAtgaggtggtaccgtttggtggcaGCAGCGGAATGGTGTgtggtgggatttgtggagaggagcggacaccactggtcatcatctacgggaacctaacagctcaacgttacgtggatgaaattctacgtcctgttgtcctgccattccttcaacagcagccacgtggtgtcctgtaccagcatgtcAACGCCAGatcccatacagctcgagttgtgcagaactccCTGGACGTCAACGACGTCAACGTGCTAACGTgacctgcacgttccccaggtatgtcccccatagaacacctttgggatattaTGAGGCTGAGTAAGACAACAGCCAgaccttgcagccaaccgacaataactggcgttcgctctccaagatgaatgacaacgaatcccacgtcatctcatcagacgactgactttttctatgcgtcggagagtttttgcatgcagtgaagcaaggggtggccacatgcgatattgattggttttgatatggACTGActttaaaaataactttttgtatactctgcccattgttaaccaagatggaatggctatttttctacccctgctctgtttgttcacttgtaaaatgatttaagggctgctttgtccattcttactcaagactttcaatatctttCAAGTCATtagtcttttcaatatattgaacttcagtcatcctgttttttgctttggcaaaataaattaatttgaactctttgtaaagtttcttttggccgtcagtttagaTGTTACTATATAATTAAGTGATGTGGCTATCGGTGCATAGAAATGCTGCAAAAAGGAATGTGTGCATCATCAGAACTATATTGCCTGGTGATCTTAACTGCGTTACCGATAGTGAACAGGCAACTTCGTGGATTGTTTTGATACCATTTTGCTCATTATTCCAGCAGAACTGTACACAAGATATACGACATTTCaccagaccaaaaaaaaaaagcatatacATGTCGCTGTGTCTACAATTGTGCGTGGAGTCACCACATTATCAGTACACCGTGTCAAATAAGATAAGTACATAAGATAAGGTGTCATGGTAAGCATAAATACTTCACGTCCCTTCACTGGAACAGAAATGGTCTAAAATCATGAACAAGAACCCGATCAATCTCGGGAGTACCCCCAAGGCTCACATGGTAAGATGCAAATGCACCCCATTTGGTGCTAGGCCTCGGCTCAACCCGATATATTCCTCCAGATATTTTTTGTAGGGGTCCTGTTGAAGCAGTCAATCCGTTTCCGCAGTCTTATTATACTTTCACAGAAGGCCACTTCTTTTCCACCAACATTCCGTACAAGCATCTCTATACCTCGCAAGTTCGTCAGTAAACTgtcaaaggtgggtggttttcCATCGGTACATCGCGGTTTTATACACCCTTAAATTGACCAtcaatgtataagtgaaaaattcttgattatggtaTTAACCAACAATCAGTCTATCAATCGGCCTGATAGAGATTCacataatgtatatacatataga encodes the following:
- the LOC135468238 gene encoding glucose-induced degradation protein 8 homolog, with protein sequence MNYGVDKPAEASKDEWLEKLQGVHVTRADMNRLIMNYLVTEGFKEAAEKFKMESGIQPHIDLDSLDDRIRIRGAIQEGKIQLAISLVNDLYPELLDNDRYLFFHLQQQHLIELIRERNIEGALEFAQTHLAERGEENPEILNELERTLALLAFEEPESSPFGELLHPSQRQKVASEVNAAILDEEATPKLANLLKLLLWSQDELDKKKVKYPKMTDIARGFIEDPK